CTCTGCCTCTCCGTCACAGTGGGAACGGCTTCACATAGCCACTCTTAATTCCACTGATAGAAAGACAAAGCGTGACACCGACGTGGTGCTGTGCTCACTAGAAACACAGGTAGTGCTAAAGATCTACAGTACTTAGGGTTGTTGATGAATGTCACTAGAGATAAATCTACATACACCATGTCATGCTCAACGACTACCCTCTCCCAACCGTCACCCCTCTCGTCTCTCCCGAacatctcctctttctctttgcgTCCTTTGGTTTTTCACCCTCTCTGCACCTCCTGGGACATGGAGCGCCCCAGGGCTTTGGGTGCGTTGGCGAACTCCATGAGTGTTGGCTTGACCGGAGGGAGGTCTCTCGTGATATCGTCCACGGACCTCTTGCTGGGACAGGCTCCGTCTGGGATGGGGAAGGGCCGCAGGTCCTCCTCGGTGTGTGGGGCTCCACGTCCAAACCTGACACCCAGCTCCGCAGGGGTAAAGATGGGCAGGGGGAGGGTTTTTCTCTTTGGCAGCAGCTGGTGCTCCCTCACCCCTCTTTCCACGGTGCCCACTCTGAAGACACCGGAGGGGCAGGTCTGCATCAGCGAACGGGCCTGCCACTGCCGGGACAGAGTCTCCCTCCGAGAGGTGTCATTCATGTTCACCGTCTGCCTGCGGGCATCACAGAAAAGTTGAAGTTAGAAACTGGGGGAGCTCTCACTGTGATTTACCACCTTAATTAGACAATAACTGCCTTTCAGCATGAGGACAGCTTCATGTTATTAGCAGCAGGTTTCAGTGGTGACCCAAACCACACAAAGGGGTCTGCAGTGTTCTCTGGTTGGTCTGTGAGCTCTCACCTGTCCTGAGGTTGAGTCTTGAGTCTGACACTTTGCCAGTCAGCGCTGTagctctccctctgcctcttgtTCTCCTCCCGTACGCTGCAGGTCAGCTCAGCTCCCACCACCACGCCGTTACGCTTCTCCAGGGCGGTACAGATTGGCAT
This genomic window from Pempheris klunzingeri isolate RE-2024b chromosome 17, fPemKlu1.hap1, whole genome shotgun sequence contains:
- the tcap gene encoding telethonin, which produces MMPICTALEKRNGVVVGAELTCSVREENKRQRESYSADWQSVRLKTQPQDRQTVNMNDTSRRETLSRQWQARSLMQTCPSGVFRVGTVERGVREHQLLPKRKTLPLPIFTPAELGVRFGRGAPHTEEDLRPFPIPDGACPSKRSVDDITRDLPPVKPTLMEFANAPKALGRSMSQEVQRG